A section of the Candidatus Thioglobus autotrophicus genome encodes:
- a CDS encoding Hsp20/alpha crystallin family protein, giving the protein MKKTLLIAMLISSSVMAHQSFHNYSPSHGLNDNFWSNFNRQFQQFDNGIRTVQNQNAITTQTKRYFDDQSNHYMIEIKVKGLAKENLDITTRNNMIYISGRVQISEKTANSSRTSSSKFSQSYSLPNDADTDNINAEFKSGLLTVSIPKLEKAKPLVNKITIQ; this is encoded by the coding sequence ATGAAAAAAACTCTACTAATAGCGATGCTTATATCAAGCAGTGTCATGGCTCATCAGTCATTTCATAATTATTCGCCTAGTCATGGCCTTAATGACAATTTTTGGTCAAATTTCAATAGACAGTTTCAGCAATTTGACAACGGAATACGTACTGTTCAAAATCAAAATGCGATTACTACGCAAACTAAGCGATATTTTGATGATCAATCTAATCACTACATGATTGAAATAAAAGTGAAAGGATTGGCTAAAGAAAATTTAGATATCACCACTAGAAATAACATGATTTATATCAGTGGACGTGTGCAAATATCTGAGAAAACAGCTAACAGTTCTCGCACTTCATCGAGTAAATTCTCGCAATCTTATTCATTGCCAAATGATGCAGATACAGATAATATTAACGCTGAATTTAAAAGTGGACTTTTAACTGTCTCTATTCCAAAACTAGAAAAAGCTAAACCCTTGGTAAACAAAATTACTATTCAGTAG
- the queE gene encoding 7-carboxy-7-deazaguanine synthase QueE, with amino-acid sequence MNTNLNITEIFYSLQGEAREVGLPSIFIRLTGCPLRCTYCDTEYAFKGNNLISIDTIMAEVGQYNTQYVCVTGGEPLAQINCYVLLDTLIKNNYKVSLETSGSIDIEQINPGVSIVMDIKTPCSNEVDKNLYSNVAKLQAKDQLKFVIGSRHDFDWSVDILNQYPTQAGVLFSPVFDQITPTQLADWILEAQLNVRMQVQMHKLLWGDEKGK; translated from the coding sequence ATGAATACTAATTTAAACATTACTGAAATTTTCTATTCACTACAAGGTGAGGCTAGAGAAGTGGGCCTACCTAGTATCTTTATTCGCCTAACAGGTTGTCCACTGCGCTGTACTTATTGCGATACTGAGTATGCCTTTAAAGGCAACAATCTAATTAGTATCGATACAATTATGGCCGAAGTTGGCCAATACAACACTCAATATGTCTGTGTGACAGGTGGAGAGCCGTTGGCGCAAATTAATTGTTATGTTTTATTAGATACTTTGATTAAAAATAACTATAAAGTCTCATTAGAAACCAGTGGCAGTATTGACATTGAACAGATCAATCCAGGCGTTTCTATCGTGATGGATATTAAGACACCTTGTTCAAATGAAGTGGATAAAAACTTATACAGTAATGTTGCAAAACTTCAAGCAAAAGATCAGCTTAAATTTGTCATTGGATCGCGCCATGATTTTGATTGGAGTGTTGATATTCTAAATCAATACCCAACTCAAGCTGGTGTTTTATTCTCCCCTGTGTTTGATCAAATAACACCAACTCAATTAGCCGATTGGATTCTTGAAGCTCAGCTTAATGTGCGTATGCAAGTACAAATGCATAAGTTGCTTTGGGGTGACGAAAAAGGTAAATAA
- the uvrB gene encoding excinuclease ABC subunit UvrB, whose product MGKKFQLESQFSPSGDQPSAIRTLVDGINAGEKFQTLLGVTGSGKTFTLANVIKQTKRPSLIMAPNKTLAAQLYAEMKEFFPHNAVEYFVSYYDYYQPEAYVPASDTFIEKDSSINEQIEQMRLSATKSLLERDDVIIIASVSAIYGLGDPESYMSMLLHLSVGEVSNQREILSRLSQMQYTRNDVTLLRGCFRVKGEVIDIFPADSEEQALRIEMFDEEIERLYWFDPLTGERLKSLQRITIYPQTHYVTPKSKILNMLDDVKDELKVRRKELLSLNKLVEEQRLTQRVHMDIEMMRELGYCTGIENYSRYLSSRKPGDPPPTLLDYLPENSLIILDESHVTVGQIGGMYNGDRARKKTLVEFGFRLPSALDNRPLKYDEFEQRIHQCILVSATPSQYEFDVSSTIAEQVVRPTGLLDPEIEIRPVGTQVDDLLSEIHKRVKVGDRVLVTTLTKKMSEQLSEYLNEHGVKVRYLHSDIDTVERVEIIRDLRLGVFDVLVGINLLREGLDIPEVSLVAILDADKEGFLRSERSLIQTMGRAARNVNGKAILYADRITKSMKKAMDETQRRREKQEQHNQENNITPRGVVKPIINILETDLTSEEIAEDNHEQLIVQLSPVQLAKEIKLLEKQMYKLASDLEFEKAADVRNQIKNLKDSQFKTAL is encoded by the coding sequence GTGGGCAAAAAATTTCAACTAGAATCACAATTTTCTCCCAGTGGAGATCAGCCAAGTGCTATTCGGACTTTGGTGGACGGTATAAATGCAGGTGAGAAGTTTCAAACGCTTTTAGGTGTTACCGGTTCAGGCAAGACATTTACCCTGGCAAATGTGATTAAACAAACCAAGCGCCCAAGCTTGATTATGGCGCCTAATAAGACATTAGCCGCCCAACTGTACGCTGAGATGAAAGAATTTTTCCCGCATAATGCGGTGGAGTATTTTGTCTCGTATTATGATTATTACCAGCCTGAAGCCTACGTGCCAGCCTCTGACACCTTTATTGAAAAAGACTCTTCAATTAATGAGCAAATTGAGCAAATGCGCCTGTCTGCTACCAAATCTCTTTTAGAACGAGACGACGTTATTATTATTGCCAGTGTATCCGCTATTTATGGTTTGGGTGATCCTGAGAGTTATATGTCAATGCTGTTGCATTTGAGCGTTGGAGAGGTTTCTAACCAGAGAGAAATATTATCACGTTTATCGCAAATGCAATATACGCGTAACGATGTTACTTTGCTAAGAGGCTGCTTTCGAGTGAAAGGTGAAGTGATTGATATTTTTCCAGCAGACTCCGAAGAGCAAGCCTTACGTATTGAAATGTTTGACGAAGAGATTGAGCGACTATATTGGTTTGATCCATTAACGGGTGAGCGCCTTAAGTCCTTACAACGTATAACCATTTATCCACAAACGCATTATGTAACACCAAAATCCAAGATTTTAAATATGCTGGATGATGTTAAAGATGAGTTAAAGGTTCGAAGAAAAGAACTGCTTTCTTTAAATAAATTAGTAGAGGAGCAGCGTCTGACTCAGCGTGTGCATATGGATATCGAAATGATGCGTGAGCTGGGTTATTGCACGGGTATTGAAAATTATTCGCGTTATCTATCTTCACGCAAACCAGGCGATCCACCACCAACTTTGTTGGATTATTTGCCTGAAAACTCCTTAATTATTTTGGATGAGTCGCATGTGACTGTTGGCCAAATTGGTGGCATGTATAACGGCGATAGGGCGCGCAAAAAAACACTGGTAGAGTTTGGATTTCGCCTGCCTTCTGCGCTAGATAACCGCCCTTTAAAGTATGACGAGTTTGAACAGCGTATTCATCAATGTATTTTAGTCTCTGCAACGCCATCTCAATACGAGTTTGATGTTTCTAGTACGATTGCAGAGCAGGTAGTACGCCCAACTGGACTATTAGACCCTGAAATAGAAATTAGACCAGTGGGCACTCAGGTGGATGATTTACTCAGTGAAATTCACAAGCGTGTTAAGGTGGGTGATCGAGTATTGGTCACCACACTGACTAAAAAAATGTCTGAACAATTAAGTGAATACTTAAACGAACATGGGGTTAAGGTTCGTTACCTACATTCTGATATTGATACGGTTGAGCGCGTTGAAATTATTCGAGATTTACGTCTTGGTGTATTTGATGTCTTAGTGGGTATTAACTTACTCAGAGAAGGATTAGACATACCTGAGGTGTCTTTAGTGGCGATATTGGATGCAGACAAAGAAGGATTCTTGCGCTCTGAAAGATCGCTCATTCAGACCATGGGTAGGGCGGCTAGAAATGTTAACGGTAAGGCAATTTTATATGCTGATCGAATTACTAAATCGATGAAAAAAGCCATGGATGAAACGCAGAGAAGGCGTGAAAAACAAGAGCAGCATAACCAAGAAAACAACATTACCCCACGAGGTGTTGTTAAGCCTATTATTAATATTTTAGAAACAGATTTAACCAGTGAAGAAATAGCTGAAGATAATCATGAACAGCTAATAGTTCAACTATCCCCCGTGCAACTGGCTAAAGAAATTAAATTATTAGAAAAACAAATGTATAAGCTTGCCAGTGATTTAGAGTTTGAAAAGGCTGCAGATGTACGTAATCAAATAAAAAACTTAAAAGATTCTCAATTTAAAACCGCCTTATGA
- a CDS encoding pyridoxal phosphate-dependent aminotransferase has translation MSELLSKRVQKVKPSATLAVTAKANELKSQGIQIVPMGSGEPDFDTPLNIQKAGIDAIKNGQTRYTAVDGTPVLKQAIVDKFKRENNLDYSATEVMVSSGGKQVFYNLCQAILDKGNEVIIPAPYWVSYPDMVILADATPVVVETGLEQDFKITPEQLEANINNKTKLFIINSPSNPTGAVYTKEELQALANILKSHPHVLVITDDIYEHIRWGSDDFINIVMAEPELKDRTIILNGVSKGYAMTGWRIGYGAGPETVIKAMKKIQGQSTSNPCSIAQAAALEALNGDQGIIGTMVSAFEERHEFIVNALNAIDGIECPRSQGAFYSFPRVEGLIKRLGLKDDVELSTFCLEKLNIALVPGSAFGAPGYVRFSFATSMDNIKLAVEKLAQV, from the coding sequence ATGTCAGAGTTACTTTCTAAAAGAGTTCAAAAAGTTAAACCTTCAGCCACCTTAGCGGTCACCGCAAAAGCCAACGAATTAAAATCTCAAGGCATTCAAATTGTGCCAATGGGTTCCGGCGAGCCAGATTTTGATACGCCTTTAAATATTCAGAAAGCAGGTATTGATGCGATTAAAAATGGGCAAACTAGATACACAGCAGTTGATGGTACGCCTGTTTTAAAACAAGCCATTGTTGATAAATTTAAACGTGAGAACAACCTAGACTATAGTGCTACCGAGGTTATGGTGTCATCAGGTGGTAAGCAGGTTTTTTATAATTTATGTCAAGCGATACTCGATAAAGGCAATGAAGTCATTATTCCAGCGCCTTATTGGGTTAGCTATCCTGATATGGTGATTTTAGCTGATGCCACGCCAGTGGTAGTAGAAACAGGGCTAGAGCAAGATTTTAAAATCACGCCTGAACAATTAGAGGCAAATATTAATAATAAAACCAAGCTATTTATTATTAACAGTCCTTCTAACCCTACTGGTGCGGTTTATACCAAAGAAGAATTACAAGCCCTGGCTAACATCCTTAAAAGTCATCCTCATGTGCTTGTTATCACTGATGATATTTATGAACATATTCGCTGGGGAAGTGACGATTTTATTAATATTGTCATGGCTGAACCCGAATTAAAAGACCGCACTATCATCCTTAACGGTGTCTCCAAAGGTTACGCTATGACGGGTTGGCGTATTGGCTATGGCGCAGGCCCAGAAACTGTCATTAAGGCCATGAAAAAGATTCAAGGACAATCAACCTCTAACCCTTGTTCTATTGCACAAGCAGCGGCTCTAGAAGCGCTAAATGGCGATCAAGGCATTATTGGTACAATGGTAAGTGCCTTCGAAGAAAGACACGAATTTATTGTTAATGCACTTAACGCCATTGATGGTATTGAATGCCCTAGATCGCAAGGTGCGTTTTACTCATTCCCAAGGGTTGAAGGTCTGATCAAACGCCTTGGCCTTAAGGATGATGTGGAGCTTTCCACTTTCTGTTTAGAAAAGCTAAATATTGCTTTGGTACCAGGCTCTGCATTTGGTGCGCCTGGCTACGTAAGATTCTCATTTGCAACTAGCATGGACAACATCAAGCTTGCTGTTGAGAAGCTCGCTCAAGTTTAA
- a CDS encoding YgiQ family radical SAM protein, with translation MQLPPKNLYSYPKFWPHKKDLVPAPLLPMSRKEMDKLGWDSCDIIIVTGDAYVDHPSFGMAIIGRLLESQGFRVGIISQPDWHSADDFRKLGKPNLFFAVASGNMDSMVNHYTAEKRPRSDDAYTAGAVAGKRPDRATTVYTQRAKEAYKGIPVIIGGIEASLRRIAQYDHWSQNIRRSILPDSKADLLLFGNAECAVVEVAHRIAVGEDIKKMTDIRGTAFMRQGIPDGWTVLDSSEIDAEKSLDHPQKDPYADTSTKDEQGCGDKNSQTKSNKIDPNQGALQVIDFGQRIKGLKRENTVIRLPSFEQVAKDRYSYAHTSRVFHLETNPGNARALVQRHGERDVWLNPPPIPLSMEEFDSVFELPYTRKPHSAYGKLKIPAFDMIRYSINIMRGCFGGCTFCSITEHEGRIIQSRSEDSVIREIETIRDTDENFKGNISDLGGPTANMYRLQCKDEKIESACRRLSCVYPGICPNLGTDHEPLTKLYKRARQLKGVKRVFIASGLRYDLAVRDPEYVKELVTHHVGGRLKIAPEHTEDNTLSKMMKPGIGSYHQFKTLFERYSKQAGKEQYLIPYFISSHPGTSDKDMLNLALWLKRNDFKPDQVQAFIPTPMAIASAMYHSELNPLKKITRYSEAVKTPRSGQQRKLHKAFLRYHDPENWDVLRQALKQMGRGDLIGNRDECLVPYSRVGSTSKSKPSRKRNNDFHHRISTKKTRKIKKN, from the coding sequence ATGCAATTGCCGCCTAAGAATCTTTACTCTTACCCAAAATTTTGGCCCCATAAGAAGGACCTTGTTCCTGCGCCATTGTTGCCCATGTCTCGAAAAGAGATGGATAAATTGGGGTGGGATTCTTGCGATATTATTATTGTTACAGGCGATGCTTATGTAGATCATCCGAGTTTTGGTATGGCAATTATTGGCCGACTTTTGGAATCTCAAGGGTTTCGTGTAGGGATTATTTCTCAGCCAGATTGGCATTCTGCTGATGACTTTCGCAAGCTAGGAAAGCCTAATTTATTTTTTGCAGTTGCATCAGGCAATATGGATTCTATGGTTAATCATTACACGGCTGAGAAAAGGCCTCGTTCTGATGATGCCTACACCGCAGGTGCTGTAGCAGGAAAACGCCCTGATCGTGCGACTACTGTTTATACTCAGCGTGCTAAAGAGGCTTACAAGGGCATTCCTGTAATTATTGGCGGTATCGAGGCTAGTTTGAGGCGTATTGCACAATATGACCATTGGTCGCAAAATATTCGCCGCTCTATCTTGCCCGATTCTAAGGCTGATTTGTTGCTTTTTGGTAATGCTGAATGCGCTGTTGTTGAGGTTGCACACCGAATTGCAGTGGGTGAGGATATTAAGAAAATGACTGATATTCGTGGCACAGCGTTTATGCGTCAAGGGATTCCTGATGGTTGGACGGTATTAGATTCAAGTGAAATTGATGCTGAAAAAAGTCTAGATCATCCGCAAAAAGATCCTTATGCAGATACTTCTACTAAGGATGAGCAGGGTTGCGGTGATAAAAATAGCCAAACCAAGTCTAATAAAATTGACCCTAATCAGGGTGCACTGCAGGTGATTGATTTTGGTCAGCGTATCAAAGGCTTGAAGCGAGAAAATACAGTGATTCGTCTACCTTCTTTTGAGCAGGTGGCGAAAGATCGCTATTCGTATGCACATACATCCCGTGTTTTTCATTTGGAAACAAATCCGGGCAATGCAAGGGCATTGGTGCAACGTCATGGTGAGCGCGATGTTTGGCTTAATCCGCCGCCGATTCCTTTGTCAATGGAAGAGTTTGATAGTGTGTTTGAATTGCCTTATACGCGCAAACCACATTCTGCCTATGGCAAGCTGAAAATCCCGGCTTTTGATATGATTCGTTATTCAATTAATATTATGCGAGGTTGTTTTGGCGGCTGTACTTTCTGCTCCATTACCGAGCATGAAGGGCGTATTATTCAGAGTCGCTCTGAAGATTCAGTGATTCGTGAAATTGAAACTATTCGTGATACTGACGAGAATTTCAAAGGTAATATTTCTGATCTTGGTGGTCCAACGGCTAACATGTACCGTTTACAATGTAAAGATGAAAAAATCGAATCTGCGTGTCGCCGTCTGAGTTGTGTCTATCCGGGTATTTGCCCAAATTTGGGAACAGATCATGAGCCACTGACCAAACTATACAAACGTGCGCGCCAGCTAAAAGGTGTTAAACGCGTTTTTATTGCTTCAGGTCTACGCTATGATTTGGCGGTTCGTGATCCTGAGTATGTTAAAGAATTGGTAACTCATCACGTAGGCGGGCGCTTAAAAATTGCGCCTGAACATACTGAAGACAATACCTTGTCAAAAATGATGAAGCCTGGAATTGGTTCTTACCATCAATTTAAGACATTGTTTGAGCGCTACTCCAAACAAGCAGGGAAGGAGCAATACTTAATTCCTTACTTTATTTCATCACACCCTGGAACGAGTGACAAAGATATGTTGAATTTGGCACTTTGGCTGAAGCGTAACGATTTTAAGCCCGACCAAGTGCAAGCTTTTATCCCCACGCCGATGGCGATAGCTTCTGCCATGTACCATAGTGAACTCAACCCACTGAAGAAGATTACTCGATACTCAGAGGCAGTAAAAACGCCGCGTAGTGGGCAGCAGCGAAAATTACATAAAGCCTTTCTACGTTATCATGATCCTGAGAATTGGGATGTTTTACGACAAGCGCTAAAGCAAATGGGTCGTGGTGATTTGATCGGTAATAGAGACGAATGTTTAGTGCCTTATTCTAGAGTTGGCAGCACATCAAAATCAAAGCCTTCACGAAAAAGAAACAATGATTTTCATCATCGAATCTCTACAAAAAAGACCAGAAAGATTAAAAAGAATTAA
- a CDS encoding type II toxin-antitoxin system RelE/ParE family toxin — MSYSLTAEAEEDIISIFIEGGKGFGVNQAQAYHLSLSNTFELLSQNPELAQQRFEINPPVRIYPFQSHLIVYLVDSSNNILVVRVRHQKEGWFDG; from the coding sequence ATCAGTTATTCTCTAACTGCTGAGGCCGAAGAAGATATTATTTCAATTTTTATTGAAGGTGGCAAAGGATTCGGTGTTAACCAAGCGCAAGCATATCACTTATCTTTATCAAATACATTTGAACTACTAAGTCAAAATCCTGAGCTGGCTCAGCAAAGATTTGAGATTAACCCACCTGTAAGAATTTATCCTTTTCAATCCCATTTAATTGTCTATCTTGTTGATAGTAGTAATAATATATTAGTGGTTAGAGTTAGGCATCAAAAAGAAGGTTGGTTTGATGGCTGA
- a CDS encoding type II toxin-antitoxin system ParD family antitoxin, whose protein sequence is MATMNVSLPNEMKTWVEFQAQNSGRYTNTSDYVRDLIRKDQDTSIKIQQMQAMVTKGLESGVGSRSMEELAKVALK, encoded by the coding sequence ATGGCTACAATGAATGTTTCATTACCAAATGAAATGAAAACTTGGGTAGAGTTTCAAGCGCAAAACTCTGGTAGATATACAAATACCAGCGATTACGTTAGAGATTTAATCAGAAAAGATCAAGATACCAGTATCAAAATTCAGCAAATGCAGGCTATGGTAACTAAAGGTCTTGAGAGTGGTGTAGGGTCACGATCTATGGAAGAGTTAGCTAAAGTAGCTCTTAAATAA
- a CDS encoding GlcG/HbpS family heme-binding protein, whose product MKKSIIKKIVVSSMFVLMPVSSYANDVVTDKSIAMELSRDIANETINACRKDGYHVSAVVVDRFGLMRAALRDDLASRFTLEIAQRKANMTVMAWTDSGVFKNARSDIQQELNHIEGLIVMEGGIKITAGGYNIGAIGVSGAPGGDKDAACARTALGKLSERIEFAIDD is encoded by the coding sequence ATGAAAAAATCAATCATAAAGAAGATAGTAGTCAGTTCGATGTTTGTATTAATGCCTGTATCAAGCTATGCCAATGATGTTGTTACTGATAAGAGTATTGCCATGGAGTTGTCTCGTGATATAGCCAATGAAACCATTAACGCCTGTCGTAAAGACGGTTACCATGTTAGTGCCGTGGTGGTTGATCGCTTTGGCTTAATGCGCGCAGCATTGCGAGATGACCTAGCATCGCGCTTTACTTTAGAAATTGCTCAGCGTAAGGCTAATATGACAGTTATGGCGTGGACGGATAGTGGTGTATTTAAAAATGCACGCTCGGACATACAGCAAGAGTTAAATCACATTGAAGGCCTTATTGTTATGGAGGGTGGGATTAAGATCACTGCCGGAGGTTATAATATTGGTGCCATTGGCGTTAGTGGTGCTCCGGGCGGAGACAAAGACGCCGCTTGTGCCCGTACAGCCTTAGGTAAGTTATCTGAACGCATTGAATTTGCAATTGATGATTAA
- a CDS encoding type II toxin-antitoxin system RelE/ParE family toxin: protein MASLSSKAIEDIEGIINHTFKSFGYDAMLDYHQSLEGCLEILSKNSNIGLNYDHVGLGYRCFYHRSHAIFYKNKSKGVFVIRILHKSMDVQKHFD, encoded by the coding sequence ATGGCTAGTTTATCTTCTAAAGCAATAGAGGATATTGAGGGGATAATTAACCACACCTTTAAAAGCTTTGGTTATGATGCTATGTTGGATTATCATCAATCTTTAGAAGGGTGCCTAGAAATACTATCTAAGAATTCCAATATTGGTTTAAATTATGACCATGTTGGCTTGGGTTATCGTTGTTTTTATCATCGATCTCATGCTATTTTTTACAAAAACAAAAGTAAGGGTGTTTTTGTCATTCGTATATTGCACAAAAGCATGGATGTTCAGAAACATTTTGATTAG
- a CDS encoding type II toxin-antitoxin system ParD family antitoxin, translating into MLRKTITVTEQQNSWIKSQIESGQYGNDSEYMRDLVRKDQEYNQKLSALQVALKEGEDSGESTLSMNDILIKVKKNLNIDG; encoded by the coding sequence ATGTTAAGAAAAACAATCACAGTTACTGAGCAGCAGAACTCTTGGATTAAATCTCAAATAGAATCGGGCCAGTATGGTAACGATAGTGAATACATGCGAGATCTTGTGCGTAAAGATCAAGAATACAATCAAAAACTATCTGCATTGCAAGTGGCCCTTAAAGAAGGTGAGGATAGTGGAGAAAGTACATTATCAATGAATGACATTCTGATTAAGGTTAAAAAGAATCTTAATATAGATGGCTAG